In Rhinatrema bivittatum chromosome 1, aRhiBiv1.1, whole genome shotgun sequence, a single genomic region encodes these proteins:
- the LOC115084547 gene encoding uncharacterized protein LOC115084547 yields the protein MGPETTTEAKNLLSARNNEEVIALKIKKESDMGRVEGPFKDKPLPHFRISPLGVVPKKEPGEFRMIHHLSFPEDGSVNDYLDPEACSVAYASFDQALDMVRHWGQGAWLAKANIESAFRLLPIHPSCFHLLGFQFRGKYYFDKCLPMGCSIYCAYFERFSTFVQWAVEQDIGKGKIIHYLDDFLFTGHRDTQACAQALEAFTRKTDELGIPLAKHKSEGPSQKLSFLGHLNFACKIMPMGRPFMRRLSQATAGIRRSHHFIRITKELREDLIV from the exons ATGGGGCCAGAAACCACCACAGAGGCTAAGAATCTCTTATCTGCGAGGAATAATGAAGAGGTCATTGCACTAAAGATCAAAAAAGAAAGCGACATGGGTAGGGTGGAAGGCCCATTCAAGGACAAACCTCTACCTCATTTTAGGATTTCCCCTCTGGGGGTGGTTCCCAAAAAAGAGCCAGGGGAATTCCGAATGATTCACCATTTATCCTTCCCAGAGGATGGGTCAGTGAATGATTACTTGGACCCCGAAGCATGCTCGGTCGCCTACGCCTCATTCGACCAGGCATTAGACATGGTGAGGCATTGGGGGCAAGGGGCATGGTTGGCAAAAGCCAACATTGAATCAGCCTTCCGCTTGCTTCCAATACATCCAAGCTGCTTCCATCTGTTGGGGTTTCAATTCCGAGGTAAATATTACTTCGATAAATGCCTCCCGATGGGCTGCTCTATATATTGCGCCTACTTTGAGAGGtttagcacatttgtgcaatgggCTGTAGAGCAGGACATCGGGAAAGGGAAAATCATacactatttggatgattttctgtttacCGGCCATAGGGACACACAGGCTTGTGCGCAAGCCCTCGAAGCATTCACCCGGAAAACTGACGAATTAGGCATTCCGCTAGCTAAGCACAAATCAGAAGGACCGTCACAAAAATTGTCATTTCTCG GTCACCTCAATTTCGCTTGCAAGATCATGCCCATGGGTCGCCCCTTCATGAGAAGATTGTCCCAAGCCACAGCAGGTATTCGCAGGAGCCATCATTTCATTAGAATCACCAAGGAGCTCAGGGAGGACCTCATAGTATGA